A window of Sphingorhabdus lacus contains these coding sequences:
- a CDS encoding GNAT family N-acetyltransferase — MSGVTYLPVKGEYHDNFLTAQAAARGALDRDRQACLFDRLDWIDPLHRMALRKKPPLLLRALDGETEAWLPLMRQANNHHVALANWYNFTWRPIYGDTCAESTRLSLLRQLALTARQRTRRLTLAPVPDEDGSASQIATAFSSAGWIVDRTECDENHYIRLNGRSFDEYWDSRPGQLKNTVKRKGKKNIVSTRVETEFSTQSWSDYERIYARSWKPHEGSPEFLMQLAQQESLAGTLRLGLAYIDGKPVAAQFWTVENGIALIHKLAHDERHLDASPGTLLSAALFQHVIDIDKVDEIDFGTGSDAYKRDWMESVRPRFRLDMFWPNHVANWPLIARLHLRHMRRKAA, encoded by the coding sequence ATGTCAGGGGTAACATATTTGCCGGTAAAAGGTGAATATCACGATAATTTTCTGACAGCGCAGGCCGCAGCACGCGGAGCGCTTGATCGGGACAGGCAGGCGTGCCTCTTTGACCGGCTGGACTGGATTGATCCGCTGCACCGGATGGCTTTGCGCAAAAAGCCCCCCCTGTTGCTGCGGGCCCTCGATGGGGAAACCGAAGCCTGGTTGCCGCTGATGCGTCAGGCCAACAACCATCATGTCGCGCTTGCCAATTGGTATAATTTTACGTGGCGCCCGATTTATGGCGACACTTGCGCGGAAAGCACGCGTCTGTCCTTGCTGCGCCAATTGGCGTTAACCGCGCGGCAGCGTACGCGCAGGCTCACTCTAGCTCCGGTCCCGGATGAGGACGGATCGGCGAGCCAGATTGCAACCGCCTTTTCGAGTGCCGGATGGATTGTCGACCGGACGGAGTGCGACGAAAACCATTATATCCGCCTCAACGGCCGCTCGTTCGACGAATATTGGGATAGCCGCCCCGGGCAGTTGAAGAACACAGTCAAACGCAAGGGCAAGAAAAACATCGTGTCGACACGGGTCGAAACGGAATTTTCTACCCAAAGCTGGAGCGATTATGAGCGCATCTATGCGCGCAGTTGGAAGCCGCATGAGGGCAGCCCGGAATTTCTGATGCAATTGGCGCAGCAGGAAAGTCTTGCGGGAACCTTACGGCTGGGCCTTGCCTATATCGATGGCAAACCGGTTGCCGCGCAATTCTGGACCGTGGAAAACGGCATTGCCCTCATTCACAAACTTGCCCATGACGAACGACATCTGGACGCATCCCCCGGAACGCTGCTGTCCGCCGCCCTGTTTCAGCATGTGATTGATATCGACAAGGTTGACGAGATCGACTTTGGGACCGGCAGCGACGCCTATAAGCGTGACTGGATGGAATCTGTCCGTCCCCGTTTCCGGCTCGACATGTTCTGGCCGAACCATGTGGCCAACTGGCCCTTGATTGCCCGCCTCCACTTGCGGCACATGCGCCGTAAAGCCGCTTAA
- a CDS encoding phosphopantetheine-binding protein — MTDSLPDKVRSILSDILGLSAEQVAAMDDDTELFGALPELDSMAVAGLLTEMEDRLDIMIDDDDVDGDLFATFGSLVAFARAKVDG, encoded by the coding sequence ATGACCGATAGCCTCCCCGATAAAGTCCGTTCCATCCTGTCCGACATCCTCGGCCTTTCCGCCGAGCAAGTGGCGGCCATGGACGACGATACGGAATTATTCGGCGCATTGCCCGAACTGGATTCCATGGCGGTCGCCGGATTGTTGACCGAGATGGAAGACCGGCTTGATATCATGATCGACGATGATGATGTTGATGGCGATCTGTTCGCCACATTCGGCAGTCTTGTCGCATTTGCACGGGCCAAGGTCGACGGGTGA